TGCAGGAGGGCGACCTCTACGGCTTCCTCGGACCGAACGGGTCTGGCAAGTCGACAACGGTGCGGATGCTGCTCGGCCTGGTGTTCCCCAGCGCCGGGCGCATCCGCGTGCTCGGCCGCAACATGCCCGCCGAGGGCGGGGCGGTCCTGCCGGGGATCGGCGCCATCGTGGAAGAACCCGGCTTCTACGGACATCTGTCGGGCGCGAGGAACCTCGCTCTCATCGAGGCGGCGCGCCGGGACGACACGCGCGCCGGACGTCGGCGCCGGATCGGCGACGTCATCGACAAGGTGGGACTGGAGGGCGCCGCCCGTCGGCCGGTGAAGGCCTACTCGACAGGCATGAAGCAGCGCCTGGCCATCGCCGCAGTCCTCCTCCGCCGCCCCCGCCTCGTCATCCTCGACGAGCCGACCAACGGGCTGGACCCCCAGGGGATCCACGAGATCCGCGACCTGCTGCGCGAGCTCGTGGCCCAGGGGACGACGGTCTTCCTCTCCAGCCACCTGCTGGGCGAGGTCGAGCTGATCTGCAACCGGGCGGCGATCATGTCGGACGGCCGCCTGCTCGCCCAGGGCGACGTCAGCCAGCTGCTGGCACCGACCGGTCGGGTCCGGGTCGCGACCCCAGACGTAGGCGCCGCCGTCGAGCTGGCCCCGAGCATCGCCGGGGTGCGCGTCCACGACCGGACGCCGAGC
This window of the Acidimicrobiales bacterium genome carries:
- a CDS encoding ABC transporter ATP-binding protein, which encodes MIETSGLIKHYGTVTAVERLDLEVQEGDLYGFLGPNGSGKSTTVRMLLGLVFPSAGRIRVLGRNMPAEGGAVLPGIGAIVEEPGFYGHLSGARNLALIEAARRDDTRAGRRRRIGDVIDKVGLEGAARRPVKAYSTGMKQRLAIAAVLLRRPRLVILDEPTNGLDPQGIHEIRDLLRELVAQGTTVFLSSHLLGEVELICNRAAIMSDGRLLAQGDVSQLLAPTGRVRVATPDVGAAVELAPSIAGVRVHDRTPSSVVLALDGKAPEELNRALVEKGVRVRELVIERRRLEDLFLDLTGHQTADRSTPSEGPRDDAAG